A single Bos mutus isolate GX-2022 chromosome 25, NWIPB_WYAK_1.1, whole genome shotgun sequence DNA region contains:
- the CACNA1H gene encoding voltage-dependent T-type calcium channel subunit alpha-1H isoform X3, giving the protein MLVIMLNCVTLGMFRPCEDVECRSERCGILEAFDDFIFAFFAVEMVIKMIALGLFGQKCYLGDTWNRLDFFIVMAGMMEYSLDGHNVSLSAIRTVRVLRPLRAINRVPSMRILVTLLLDTLPMLGNVLLLCFFVFFIFGIVGVQLWAGLLRNRCFLDSTFARNSNLSFLRPYYQPEEGEENPFICSSRRDNGMQKCSHIPSRRELRVECTLGWEAYGQPQAEGAGGTGHHTCINWNQYYNVCRSGDSNPHNGAISFDNIGYAWIAIFQVITLEGWVDIMYYVMDAHSFYNFIYFILLIIVGSFFMINLCLVVIATQFSETKQRENQLMREQRARYLSNDSTLASFSEPGSCYEELLRYVGHVCRKLKRRGLRLYARWQSRWRKKVEPGGATHGQGSGRRPRRAGGRAASIHHLVYHHHHHHHHHYHFSHGSPRRPGPEPGAGDTRLVRAGAPASPGRGPPDAESVHSVYHADCHVEGPQERARVAHATATAAAGLKLAAGLGAMNYPTILPSAAGSGKSGLGPKGKRPGGPPGAGGHSPLRLSSPDPCEKIQHLVGEHGLGQAPSRLSGLSVPCPLPSPQAGTLTCELSSCPYCTSALEDPELEFSDSDSGGSDSNGVYEFTQDVRHGDHRDPMQSPPVAEAPGVGGTRRRGPQRAAAGEQGGLGHVWASFSGKLRRIVDSKYFNRGIMVAILTNTLSMGVEYHEQPDELTNALEISNIVFTSMFALEMLLKLLACGPLGYIRNPYNIFDGIIVVISVWEIIGQADGGLSVLRTFRLLRVLKLVRFMPALRRQLVVLMKTMDNVATFCMLLMLFIFIFSILGMHLFGCKFSLKTDTGDTIPDRKNFDSLLWAIVTVFQILTQEDWNVVLYNGMASTSSWAALYFVALMTFGNYVLFNLLVAILVEGFQAEGDATRSDTDEDKTSTHLEEDLDKFRDLRATEMKMYSLAVTPNGHLEGRGSLPPPLIMRTAATPMPTPKSSPHLDEAPGPLDSRRGSSSSMDPQLGDQKSLSSLRGSPCAPWGPNSAWSSRRSSWNSLGRAPSLKRRSQCGERESLLSGEGRGSGSTDEEAEDGRPGSGASPGTRATPLRRTESLDHRSTLDLRPPRPATLLPTKVHDCNGQVLALPSEFFLRIDSHKEDPAEFDDDVEDSCCSRLQKVLEPHKPECCRSREPWALYLFSPQNRFRISCQKIIAHKMFDHVVLVFIFLNCITIALERPDIDPGSTERVFLSVSNYIFTAIFVVEMMVKVVALGLISGEHAYLQSSWNILDGVLVLVSLVDIIVAMASAGGAKILGILRVLRLLRTLRPLRVISRAPGLKLVVETLISSLRPIGNIVLICCAFFIIFGILGVQLFKGKFYYCEGADTRNISTKAECRAAHYRWVRRKYNFDNLGQDGWVNIMYDGLDAVGVDQQPVPNHNPWMLLYFISFLLIVSFFVLNMFVGVVVENFHKCRQHQEAEEARRREEKRQRRLERKRRSTFPNPEAQRRPYYADYSPTRRSIHTLCTSHYLDLFITFIIGVNVITMSMEHYNQPKALDEALKYCNYVFTIVFVVEAVLKLVAFGFRRFFKDRWNQLDLAIVLLSIMGITLEEIEMNAALPINPTIIRIMRVLRIARVLKLLKMATGMRALLDTVVQALPQVGNLGLLFMLLFFIYAALGVELFGRLECSEDNPCEGLSRHATFSNFGMAFLTLFRVSTGDNWNGIMKDTLRECAREDKHCLTYLPAISPIYFVTFVLVAQFVLVNVVVAVLMKHLEESNKEAREDAELDAELEMEMAQGSPARPRPAAPQSPGASPDSPNVLVVRKVSVSRMLSLPNDSYMFRPVAPAAAAHPHPLQEVEMETYAGAAAGQVTAAQSPPVESCASLQVPSAVSSPSRGGDTLRALPPRGAARSPNVGRLLCRQEAIHTESLEGHVDGTEDSSPFWGEPGGKTPVRQASLGPSLRSPSRSPRPSSIRTRKHTSGQHCISSRPPAPGGEESSPRPG; this is encoded by the exons ATGCTGGTCATCATGCTCAACTGCGTGACCCTGGGCATGTTCCGGCCCTGCGAGGACGTCGAGTGCCGCTCGGAGCGCTGTGGCATCCTCGAG GCCTTTGACGACTTCATCTTCGCCTTCTTCGCGGTGGAGATGGTCATCAAGATGATCGCCCTGGGGCTGTTTGGGCAGAAGTGCTACTTGGGTGACACGTGGAACAGGCTGGACTTCTTCATCGTCATGGCGGG TATGATGGAGTACTCCTTGGACGGACACAACGTGAGCCTCTCGGCCATCCGAACTGTGCGCGTGCTGCGGCCCCTTCGTGCCATCAACCGTGTGCCCA GCATGCGGATCCTGGTCACGCTGCTGCTGGACACACTGCCCATGCTCGGCAACGTTCTCCTGCTCTGCTTCTTTGTCTTCTTCATCTTCGGCATCGTGGGCGTCCAGCTTTGGGCCGGCCTGCTGCGCAACCGCTGCTTCCTGGACAGCACCTTCGCCAG GAACAGCAACCTCAGCTTCCTGCGGCCGTACTACCAGCCGGAGGAGGGTGAAGAAAACCCGTTCATCTGCTCCTCCCGCCGGGACAACGGCATGCAGAAGTGCTCGCACATCCCCAGCCGCCGCGAGCTGCGCGTGGAGTGCACGCTGGGCTGGGAGGCCTACGGGCAGCCGCAGGCCGAGGGCGCAGGTGGCACGGGTCACCACACCTGCATCAACTGGAACCAGTACTACAATGTGTGCCGCTCGGGCGACTCCAACCCGCACAACGGGGCCATCAGCTTCGACAACATCGGCTACGCCTGGATCGCCATCTTCCAG GTGATCACGCTGGAGGGCTGGGTGGACATCATGTACTACGTCATGGACGCCCACTCCTTCTACAACTTCATCTACTTCATCTTGCTTATCATC GTGGGCTCCTTCTTCATGATCAACCTGTGCCTGGTGGTCATCGCCACGCAGTTCTCAGAGACGAAGCAGCGGGAGAACCAGCTGATGCGGGAGCAGCGGGCCCGTTATCTGTCCAATGACAGCACGCTAGCCAGCTTCTCTGAGCCGGGCAGCTGCTATGAGGAGCTTCTCCGGTACGTGGGTCATGTGTGCCGCAAGCTAAAGCGCCGTGGCCTGCGCCTCTACGCCCGCTGGCAGAGCCGCTGGCGCAAGAAGGTGGAGCCCGGTGGCGCCACGCATGGCCAGGGCTCAGGACGGCGGCCGCGGCGGGCAGGCGGGCGCGCTGCCTCCATCCACCACCTCgtgtaccaccaccaccaccatcaccaccaccactaccacttcAGCCACGGCAGCCCCCGCCGGCCAGGCCCCGAGCCAGGAGCCGGCGACACCAGGCTGGTGCGGGCCGGAGCACCAGCCTCACCCGGGCGCGGGCCCCCTGACGCCGAGTCGGTGCACAGTGTGTACCACGCTGACTGCCATGTGGAGGGGCCGCAGGAGAGGGCGCGCGTGGCGCACGCCACAGCCACTGCCGCTGCTGGGCTCAAGCTGGCTGCCGGGCTGGGAGCCATGAACTACCCCACCATCCTGCCCTCGGCTGCGGGCAGTGGCAAAAGCGGCCTCGGGCCCAAGGGGAAGCGGCCTGGTGGCCCCCCGGGAGCCGGGGGGCACAGCCCCCTGAGGCTGAGCAGCCCGGACCCCTGCGAGAAGATCCAGCACCTGGTTGGGGAGCATG GACTGGGCCAGGCCCCCAGCCGCCTGTCAGGCCTGAGTGTGCCCTGCCCCCTACCCAGCCCCCAGGCGGGCACGCTGACCTGTGAGCTGAGCAGCTGCCCGTACTGCACCAGTGCCCTGGAGGACCCCGAGCTGGAGTTCAGCGACTCAGACAGTGGAGGCTCAGACAGCAATGGGGTCTACGAGTTCACGCAGGATGTGCGGCACGGGGACCACCGCGACCCCATGCAGTCGCCCCCCGTGGCAGAGGCGCCAGGCGTGGGCGGCACACGGCGGAGGGGGCCGCAGCGGGCGGCGGCAGGCGAGCAGGGTGGGCTGGGCCACGTCTGGGCCTCCTTCAGTGGCAAGCTGCGCCGCATCGTGGACAGCAAGTACTTCAACCGGGGCATCATGGTGGCCATCCTCACTAACACGCTGAGCATGGGTGTCGAGTACCACGAGCAG CCCGATGAGCTGACCAACGCCCTGGAGATCAGCAACATTGTGTTCACAAGCATGTTTGCTCTGGAGATGCTGTTGAAGCTGCTGGCCTGCGGCCCACTGGGCTACATCCGGAACCCTTACAACATCTTTGACGGCATCATCGTAGTCATCAG cGTGTGGGAGATCATCGGGCAGGCGGACGGCGGGCTGTCGGTGCTGCGCACCTTCCGGCTGCTGCGGGTGCTCAAGCTGGTGCGCTTCATGCCCGCACTGCGGCGCCAGCTGGTGGTGCTCATGAAGACCATGGACAACGTGGCCACCTTCTGCATGCTGCTCATGCTTTTTATCTTCATCTTCAG CATCCTTGGCATGCATCTCTTTGGCTGCAAATTCAGTCTGAAAACAGATACCGGAGACACAATCCCCGACCGGAAGAACTTTGATTCCCTACTGTGGGCCATCGTCACCGTGTTCCAG ATCCTCACCCAGGAGGACTGGAACGTCGTCCTGTACAACGGCATGGCCTCCACGTCCTCCTGGGCCGCCCTGTACTTCGTGGCCCTCATGACCTTTGGCAACTATGTGCTCTTCAACCTGCTGGTGGCCATCCTGGTGGAGGGTTTCCAGGCTGAG GGTGATGCCACCAGGTCCGACACAGATGAAGACAAGACATCCACCCACTTGGAGGAGGACTTGGACAAGTTCCGAGACCTCAGGGCCACAG AGATGAAGATGTACTCGCTGGCAGTGACACCCAACGGGCACCTGGAGGGCCGGGgcagcctgccccctccccttaTCATGCGCACAGCGGCCACGCCCATGCCCACCCCCAAGAGCTCCCCACACCTGGACGAGGCCCCTGGCCCCCTGGACTCGCGCCGTGGCAGCAGCAGCTCCATGGACCCTCAGCTAGGAGACCAGAAATCTCTG TCCAGCCTCCGCGGCTCGCCCTGCGCCCCCTGGGGGCCCAACAGCGCCTGGAGCAGCCGGCGCTCCAGCTGGAACAGCCTGGGCCGTGCACCCAGCCTCAAGCGCAGGAGCCAGTGTGGGGAGCGCGAGTCGCTGCTGTCCGGTGAGGGCAGGGGCAGCGGCAGCACTGACGAGGAGGCCGAGGATGGCCGGCCCGGGTCGGGGGCCTCGCCGGGTACGCGTGCCACGCCGCTGCGGCGCACCGAGTCCCTGGACCACCGTAGCACGCTGGACCTGCGGCCCCCACGGCCGGCCACCCTGCTGCCCACCAAGGTCCACGACTGCAACGGGCAGGTGCTGGCCCTGCCGAGCGAGTTCTTCCTGCGCATCGACAGCCACAAGGAGGATCCGGCCGAGTTTGACGACGATGTGGAGGAC agCTGCTGCTCGAGGCTGCAGAAGGTGCTGGAGCCGCACAAGCCGGAGTGCTGCCGGAGCCGCGAGCCCTGGGCCCTGTACCTCTTCTCCCCACAGAACAG GTTCCGCATCTCCTGCCAAAAGATCATTGCTCACAAGATGTTCGATCATGTCGTCCTCGTCTTCATCTTCCTCAACTGCATCACCATCGCCCTGGAGAGGCCCGACATCGACCCCGGCAGCACT GAGCGCGTCTTCCTCAGCGTCTCCAACTACATCTTCACAGCGATCTTCGTGGTGGAGATGATGGTGAAG GTGGTGGCCCTGGGCCTCATCTCGGGTGAGCATGCCTACCTGCAGAGCAGCTGGAACATACTGGATGGGGTGCTGGTCCTGGTGTCCCTGGTGGACATCATCGTGGCCATGGCCTCGGCTGGCGGCGCCAAGATCCTGGGCATCCTGCGTGTGCTGCGCCTGCTGCGGACCCTGCGGCCGCTAAG GGTCATCAGCCGTGCGCCGGGACTCAAGCTGGTGGTGGAGACTCTGATATCGTCCCTCAGGCCCATCGGGAACATCGTCCTCATCTGCTGCGCCTTCTTCATCATCTTCGGCATCCTCGGGGTGCAG CTCTTCAAGGGGAAGTTTTACTACTGCGAGGGCGCCGACACCAGGAACATTTCCACTAAGGCCGAGTGCAGGGCCGCGCACTACCGCTGGGTGCGACGCAAGTACAACTTCGACAACCTGGGCCAg GACGGCTGGGTGAATATCATGTACGACGGGCTGGACGCCGTGGGCGTGGACCAGCAG CCCGTGCCCAACCACAACCCCTGGATGCTGCTCTACTTCATCTCCTTCCTGCTCATCGTCAGCTTCTTCGTGCTCAACATGTTCGTGGGCGTCGTGGTGGAGAACTTCCACAAGTGCCGGCAGCACCAGGAGGCCGAGGAGGCGCGGCGGCGCGAGGAAAAGCGGCAGCGTCGCCTGGAGAGGAAGCGCAGGA GCACTTTCCCCAACCCAG AGGCCCAGCGACGGCCCTACTATGCGGACTACTCGCCCACCCGCCGCTCCATCCACACTCTGTGCACCAGCCACTACCTGGACCTCTTCATCACCTTCATCATTGGCGTCAACGTCATCACCATGTCCATGGAGCACTACAACCAGCCCAAG GCTCTGGACGAGGCCCTCAAGTACTGCAATTACGTGTTCACCATCGTCTTTGTCGTCGAGGCCGTGCTGAAGCTGGTGGCCTTTGGGTTCCGGAGGTTCTTCAAGGACAG GTGGAACCAGCTGGACCTGGCCATCGTTCTGCTGTCCATCATGGGCATCACGTTGGAGGAGATCGAGATGAACGCAGCACTGCCCATCAACCCCACCATCATCCGAATCATGCGTGTCCTCCGTATCGCCCGCG TCCTGAAGCTGCTCAAGATGGCCACGGGCATGCGGGCCCTGCTGGACACGGTGGTCCAGGCGCTGCCCCAG GTAGGGAACCTCGGCCTGCTTTTCATGCTCCTGTTTTTTATCTATGCTGCCCTGGGAGTGGAGCTGTTCGGGAGGCTAG AATGCAGTGAGGACAACCCCTGCGAGGGCCTGAGCAGACACGCCACCTTCTCTAACTTCGGCATGGCCTTCCTCACGCTGTTCCGCGTGTCCACCGGGGACAACTGGAACGGGATCATGAAG GACACGCTGCGCGAGTGCGCCCGCGAGGACAAGCACTGCCTCACCTACCTGCCGGCCATCTCGCCCATCTACTTCGTCACCTTCGTGCTGGTGGCCCAGTTCGTGCTTGTCAACGTGGTGGTGGCCGTGCTCATGAAGCACCTGGAGGAGAGCAACAAGGAGGCCCGCGAGGACGCCGAGCTGGACGCAGAGCTTGAGATGGAAATGGCGCAGGGGTCCCCAGCCCGTCCCAGGCCGGCGGCCCCTCAGAGCCCCGGCGCCTCGCCGGACTCCCCCAACGTGCTGGTCGTGCGCAAGGTGTCGGTGTCCAGGATGCTATCCCTGCCCAACGACAGCTACATGTTCCGGCCCGTGGCGCCTGCGGCAGCCGCTCACCCCCACCCGCTACAGGAGGTGGAGATGGAGACCTACGCGGGCGCGGCCGCCG GCCAGGTCACCGCTGCCCAGTCGCCGCCTGTGGAGTCCTGCGCCTCCCTCCAGGTTCCGTCCGCCGTGTCCTCCCCGTCCAGGGGCGGCGACACCCTCCGTGCCCTGCCCCCACGGGGTGCAGCCCGGTCGCCTAATGTCGGCCGACTTCTCTGCAGACAG GAGGCCATCCACACGGAGTCCCTGGAAGGGCATGTTGATGGCACTGAGGACAGCAGCCCATTCTGGGGAGAGCCTGGCGGGAAGACCCCCGTGAGACAGGCATCCCTGGGGCCCTCCTTGCGGTCCCCATCCCGGTCCCCTCGACCCTCCAGCATCCGCACCCGCAAGCACACTTCTGGACAGCACTGCATCTCCAGCCGGCCTCCTGCCCCAGGCGGGGAGGAGTCCAGCCCCAGACCCGGCTGA